One Ostrea edulis chromosome 6, xbOstEdul1.1, whole genome shotgun sequence genomic window, TTGGGGTCATTtaactttgtctgtctgtctgtatggcatgatctttgttattatgaacactttctttgtgacacaataactcagttttcattgtacagttttcaaattttgtacagaaatactttacaataagaggaagacacctattgattttagagtcatgtcactttgtctgtcagTTTGTATGTtatcatctttcttattatggCCGTATCTAgttaccactgtctaagggagataattcaatttgaattttgatatgcattgtattgatatagaaaatttacaagaaataactctacaacattgtgtatttgtatatttttgtttttttaatgtgatataaaaaatgcttgatgttacatgtatattgaattaacacgtcattcccagtcaacaactttcgattgggattggaacacgaaataaaatttcttatatccggttgcaaagtgaaactgcttcaagaaattgaattatgtagtaattgcacgttacaccttagagaactgttccttttaataaagaaagtcacaaaatagatacaaaatgagtgtaccttattcattactgttaccgaacTTTCGTCGTTGAAAATCTCGAAAAGGCGCGTTTCACTGCGCTTATTGACGGTAGGTCCACATTTTttacgtgagtattttgatatttgcttaagaatttttttagcgcatacatggtatgtctcggctaggaataatggaaactttctcacctatgtatgtaaagacatattctatagatttctattttttaaaatgtagtacacttttatcaaatgtttttgaaaacacctagagccccgatgtcagaatttccttttccaagacatcaatatgtcaaattcataatccttttcgaatagtatgtaccatattttgtaccagttatccattttgaatcctctattacaatgggatttagttacactctgttgtgtttgagtggatgagtgtgtgtcaaacagaagtaatttaaattgcatcagtctctcataaatatgcttcataattcctttttcacaaatttgcaTTCCAATGTCtctttgaatattattaattctaacatatataccagccccaaacattgctacatcaaatacagatgtcactttcctctaataaccctcagcagggcccttgctgaccgtgtcagttttctagttatttttgataaaaagtaATGAAATATACGATTTCTTGACGTGTTTTGTAATAAAGATTGCATTTTTGTGCCCATTTGTTACCTTTACCCGGTAAAATgcagaaaatttacatgcacGTTATAAAGCTAAAGAGAGGCAACTCCAAAAAGCAAACGTGAATGAAAGTGAACCATAAATCGCACCGACTTTATCCCTTTTGTTCCACTTcagattaaatatatatttaatctgtattatatatattaaagttgCTTACATTGAACTACATGACACATTGTATGTGTTACACTgaagtaaaataaaatcttcaataacggtatgattgattgatttttccgccacactcaacaagtTTTCAGTGAGtgaaaatattaaacaatatacaaccaaccaacccagTAAAATTATCATACCCCACGCAAGGAAATTGCGGAGGGTATGATGTTCTTGACCCGTCCGTCAatccctttcttgtcagcgcatCTCCTCTGAGACTGCTATACGGAATTTCGTGGAGCTTTGtagttaaagctgtatgacccgattttcatgtattatttttgtacataattaccttaaagcagattaattactttagaaagttattaactttcccttaattacatgcttgaaaacatctgcatgtaaaagaaaactgtTCGGGAAAAAATTATGTTTGGTCTGCAATTGCAAGGAGTtggatatgaaaacaaaagtacataccatctatctttttgtgttttgtaaaccagaagtgataaaagaattataccgagcgaagctcggacgagccgaaggcccgtccgtgaagcaaggctctaaaggtaacacgtatgtaaaagaaaaacatgAGAAAATAAGCAaataatctctacatacgttcactgaaaattttgtgatccatatgggcgccgccatattGCTTTGTCAAGACTGAcgtgtaatttgtaattcaaacacatagtaatatgcgtatgaatgtaggatatacacgtggtggagatttaaatgtaaacatggaatcaaaagtaagaaaggctgtaaaaatacgataaaacttgtaaaataagagacagacagctaaatggtaaatatgcacttattaaagtgtcagttggctatgaaagagcctgatgtatcacctgttgcctgaacttttaaagggaaaggaaaccgagaatgattgtttatatcatgtgattatattgtcacgtgatttcAAGCGTTGACAGAGTTGTATGTGGAGCTTGCGTaatgcgccctctggtgagagaatgatacttacggttacttttttaccactTTGAACTTATTAgttaattttatttagttttaacggtCTTTTTAATTGCAAACGGGAtgtattattgtttataattgttagCTTTGAAAGAGATAacaaaaaagtcgaggctaaatgtgacgtcacaatgcatggtttacgtcgccttgcgtttcaTTTTCCGCGTTAAATAAATAAGCGGATCCTGTAGAACTGTTAGCCCCATATATCCCTCtttaatattgaaatgttactgggtgtttagcgcaaggaaaatttcataaaaaaatatttatttttaaatgtctaccgtacttaacggaattacgATTATCACTTGGGAtacgccaatgaccatttcatgcttcgctcgtTCCAACGGTcccaccgtatacatattataggttatatgttttggttccagctgacaaagcttgtaacaacattgtctttgtttgtaaggatcATTATTActactgtattttaaacgagcttggcattaattccacttttggtaatttCACTTATgatccaactgccctttcaaaagatgaaattcttcaaaccATGCTTTAGTAAAGgaaaaggcaaccctaaccacattgttgcttttatgaataaagtattacttactgatatcgtaaatgacagtctttaccaacaaaaatccttgcttaacgattaaatcaatattaatccatcatatattttaaattacgcGTCGCTAAgcgagcggccattgaagtttaatttatgacgtcacacaatcagttccggtttatttcatcagcaacATTGTAAAGaggacaagtcacgaacagttaagtttggaagatttcgcaagaagaaattaagaaaagaagacgttcagtcgagtcgcagaccaggcagacggttcacgtttcttcatacaaatgtttcGAACCttaacttgtcattacgcaaatgatggatccacagtttacatattccattcttttcagatgacttggttggatCAGGAATTTCggcaaaaaaaaaacttttttcacatctcccatTCGCATTAGTTTAATTAACtacttgacaggaaggcatcaacctatttactCGTAAAATCGagtctcatcaaaaccggaactgacggtgtgacgtcaaaattatttatttttgtggtcttgaatacaaaagagttccacgaAAATggaaaaacggaaatattcgtatctagtgatcagtcatccaaaaaataactttgttaaacaccactatgattccacgcacaagtactttgaagttgaaattgatcaggtcttccaattgTTTGATATAATTCACATGGGCAataattgtgctcctttgttaactgatccgtttttatattcttatgaagcagaatttatttaaaaaaaaaattctacgtgagaagaaaaaatctcttactGTGGACTGCAATACGATATTTAGaaatattgacgacgttttatctattaacaataaccaatttcattcatatgtcgattcgatatatccttgtgaactcGAATAAAAGACACTTCAGAGTCGTCcttttctgcttcatacttagatattttattaaaaatagatattaacggcaaactaacaactcaactttatgataaaaacggaatgatttcagcttctccatcgtcaactttccatatttatgtagcaatatcccattatcacctacatacgGTGGTGATATCACTCACTCACTCACTCACTGGATACTGTTAGTGATTGTTATCACATCAGTGCCGCTATGGTATAGTGgtgatatctctcaactgaattgatacgcaagagtttgttctgcgtatgattagttTTGCAATcaagacaagctactgacaaaagttgatggtgtaggggtttcaacagtctcgtttaaagtcagcatttcgcaatttctatggtcgttataacaatctagttattgggtcaaatgctgtctgacttgtttcataccgaatgttaagccgttctttacacactgattttgaccacggattaccccatttacctgaccaagatatagggctcacggcgggtgtgaccggtcaacaggggatgcttactcctcctaggcacctgatcccacctctgttatatccagaagtccgtgtttgcctaactctctattttgtattgcatataggagttattagattgatcactgttttgtatcttcacctttcatatctcAGTTTTATGAGTCTCTCTTTATTTGGAATATGTGTATAGAACAGCCCAATCTTGAAGTGGACGTCAATGAAAACTTATATTCTTTCAATTCTGATGTAGTTTTTATAGACCAGAAAATATAATTCATGTTTTCAAACAATATTCATGGCAAGTTTGTTAAATGCTTACTTATATAGTGTAGACATTGAACCAAATCCTGGATTCTCAAAGTCATATACATGAGTTGAAGTATAGTACACAATATTGCTTGTAGTTTATACCCAAAAACCTGATATTATGGCTACTAAACTACACGTATAAAACTAGATATGATAGTCATATCGATCAGAATTGCTTATGTTGTATGTAATGACTTTAGTTTACCTGCCCTAGAAATTATATGATCACAcaaattgttataaaatatcttgttgGGATTATAAACAGACCTCCAAAAGCAAGAATTCAAACTTTGgacaatttttattcaaatattgataaagttATGCAAGGTGTTTTCATCAACATTTTTCTTAGGATATTTTAATGTCAATATGCTCTCAGATCAGAGTAGCAACTTCAAATTCATGCTACAACGACTGAAccttcataatgtaaaacttatacggtaccaaatttgatgctccagatgcgcatttcgacaaataatgtctcttcagtgataatGTAATTCATGATCCAGCTAACTTTTCAACAAAATCTGGAAcaaatatagattttatactCGGTAACAATACTATCTTTATTCTAAACACTTTAATTCTTTTCCCTTTTTGTTACACACACTCCGCAATAGGTATAAAAGTTCAATTTAACCGTCATAATCAATAAGTATCTAAAAGGGACACGAAATGCTTCAAATTAGCAGATTATACAGGTCCAATAtcgcatgttttcaaagtacatACAATTATCCGCAATTTATCTTTCTTATGGATATAGTAGTTAATTCTATTAGTTAGTTCGCCGAAATATTGCAACAATTAGTTACAATACGGATTTGAATCTAAGCCCCGATCGTAAAAATTTCGTTAATTAGTTAGATAACCacatggtacagtgacgtcacatgcgacCTTCCTCCATCAGCTTATTGtgaaagtagtgttagatatattttattcactatGGACAATGTTTATTTCGATGTTATATAGGTAACctatcaatatttttttgtttaacGTTCCTTCGATATTATTTCACTTATATtataattatctttttaaaaatcactacAGCTGAGAACAGcagggtcaaggtgactcaggtgggcgatgtggcccatgggcctctttatCTATTTTAGGGAAAATTATGAGAAAAAATAACTAACTATACGCCCGCAATCATTTTTTAGCACTTCACTGTGAAAATagtgattttgttttaaaattggtATGTTTTATACTATAATTTTCTGTGCACtatttctaaataaaataaaagtatgtTAATACAagtttagaagttatgaccaatgtaaaaaaaaaattgaagtaggtcaaatgtcaaggtcaaaaggttcaataccaacggaaagatcttgtaacaaggaatactcatgtgaaatatcaaagctccagcacttattgttcaaaagttattagcaaggttaaagtttcagtctgaattacagaatgacatacaatacaaaaacaatattcccccctccccgatcttcgatctcgggggcataaaaatacaaCATCCTTTAAAAGTCTCTTTTGTTGCAAATGTGCTTTTCAATTTACAGCTGAATTCGCGAACCTGTTAATTTTTCCTCGACTCGAATGCCTTTTGATGCTTGCAGATATCATTTCCCCTAGTTTCATGCAAAATGATGATGTAACTGAGATAATGGGACCACAATATGCTCGCGCACAACCATTTtctataactacatgtaccgaattcttatatgaaaataaaaatgttagATTTAACATCAAGACAGTTTGTAACAAGTTCACGATGAGCAAGTTATTTTCTGCAGGAACACTTCCGTGATGACCTTACTTGATAATGTCAATATGAACAACAGCACCAAAACTTCTTCTTGTATCCGAATGTAATTATatcttgtatatagatataatcAACAGACGAATCTCGGAAAGAATGCATAAAATCAATTATGCATTTTTACAGATAAATCAATTACAGATCTGTTTGCAGTTAGCTCCAAATGAAATGGCAAGTATCGATTGAAGCCGCCATTTTTATGTTTGGCGGGAATTAGATATCCGTATCCGTCTGCCGTCTCGTTATCCTGTTTAACGAGTGGTCGTCAGCAACTGCGAGTGCTGTTTCTTAATCGAGTGCAAAATGCATCTTTAATGACTTCCATAATGGAGTACATGACACGGTGACACCAGCACCTTTTGGACAACTTCTCTTGCATGGTAGGTAGCCTTGGTCAAATTTACTGACTTCATCATTGGAATAAAATTGATATGGTTATGCAGTAGTCGGACATGTTTTGATTGTGAATACATCAATAAGGCTGGTTAGTaatgattttgaagaaataatatttatacCAAAAATCAATGCAAAGGATCTTTGCAGCTGAGCAgcaatatttatcattgattttCTCTCAAGTTTACCGTAACACATTGTTAACGAGATATTGATCCTAATCTACCATTGGTGGTGGTTGTTCCCACGGGGAATCATTTAGATGACAATTTTACTGGCTCTAAATCCGAAGCTCTATTGATTGTTTCTagatattttctcagaaattcaaacataaacatacatgtaaaacaaaacatgCACAACCCTGTGATGAATGGTTTGAACAGTCAGTGTTATCTACACAGAGCTATAGCCAACACCATTTGTAATTCATTATTACAGATAAAAATGGTTTAGTCGTAAAATACACACCGATGATTACTTTATCATTAAAAACCAATATCAGTAACTTTTTCCTGTAGAGTATTTTATGAAATCGTTAACATGTCTTGAATACAGTGTTTACTAACAGCCAGATCTTTTGATTCTACGGTAACACAGCTTTTGTGTGGATATCCACTGAGGTTCATAAAGATGAAGCGACAAAATGTCCGTACTCTGTCCCTGATCGTCTGCACCTTCACCTACTTGCTGATCGGTGCTGCTGTGTTCGATGCCCTGGAATCCGAGAACGAAATAGAAATGAAGAGAAGCTTATTGAGCCATGAGGAAAAGATTATCCAAAAATACAACATCTCGGATGATGACTTTGAAAAAATTCGGGAGAACGCACTAAAATCAAGACAGTACAGGGTGGAAAACCAATGGAAGTTTGTGGGCGCTCTGTATTTTTCTTTAGTCGTCTGTTCTGTAATTGGTAAGTTAATCAACTCTTTATAAATTCCCATCcacatcaaaaatatattttagaaacATCATTTGATAATACTATAAACAAAccgagaatatatatatatatatatatatatatatatatatatatatattgtatattttctgcACAAATCCAacagtttttattcaatatttagGGTATGGTCACAGCACACCCAAGACAGTGCCAGGAAAGCTGTTTTGTATGATCTATGCACTAGTGGGAATTCCTTTGTTTCTCATAATGTTTCAAAGTGTAGGAGAACGCTTAAATACATTTGTAACCTTTCTACTCCGAAATATCAAGAAATGTTTCCGACTGAAAAACACAGAAGTGTCTCAAACAGATTTGATTGTGATAACACTGTTTTTGTCCACAATAATATTGACAACTGGTGCTTTAATTTTCTCAAAAGTGGAAGGATGGAAGCCCCTAAACGCCTTTTATTATTGTTTCATAACTTTAACAACGATTGGCTTTGGGGATTTTGTTGCCATGCAGAGAGAGAATAACAACCCCGGATATATAGTCCTGAGCTTGTTATTCATCATCATCGGTTTAACCGTTATTTCTGCGGCTATGAATTTACTTGTTCTGCGATTTTTAACAATGAATACTGAGGACGAACGAAGGGACGAAATCGAGGCTGCTGTGGCTGCCCAGAATGCTGTTCGTCTTGAAGGTGACGTCATAACCGGGAATGGTGGCGTAGTGTCAAACGCCCAGGAGCGTCCTGAATTCCAAGAGGTGTTGTCAGTTTGTTCTTGTTCATGTTACAAATGGCGTTCAccaaaagataaaatttataattcgAATCCTAATTCAAACCATATTTCGCCTTTCATTCACTCGACTGCCAACATTTCCAAAGAAGACGATTTGTCTGACGAAGCGGAATCTTTTCTGGAATGGCAAAGAACAAAGAGAGCATCATTTTAGTCGAGTGGCATTACGAACTGAAAATTcttatttcatgtttttaacgatttttaaattattaggtcccctgagtcactcaggtgacccattgctctgcgtccgtcgtcgttctcaaacaattgaacattttcaaattccaGAGAACTACATTGTACCATTCTAATTctcttcaaatttggtatgaaaaatCTTTGGGACGGTGGTGGGGGTAACATGTAAATTCAGGACTCCTCCACCCCTGAGGCTTTTAGAGGAGGgcaaaaatttgtcatttttcaaagaTCTTCATCTGTAAGAAGAagtaaatgcatagtcatgtagagcatgaatacctctatcaaaattgtaaatttcatgatcctcggggtagaggttctgactccagggcagaattaagtgtttatatgtaacacatttaaatcacattttctttaatgctattgaagatgaattgaaattaaattattGATAGCCCTTTACGGGTTggaaatcatgaccccagggaTAGGGGTTTCATTCCAtggtgggaccaaaattatgataatgataattGTCTTCACTTTTTTGAAAACTCTAACTTtgctgatattgtataaaaCTAAGTGCATATTCAGAAAAAGTAGAATGGGATGTGCAacaattgtgaatttcacaaccccagggttctgactctagggcggGTCTAAAATTGTCATATAGAGttgatataacatatattatgtaaagtatttcatcactgtagattgattgattgttttgatgtgttccgccacattcaacatTTCCGGGATATTTGTGTTTTGAGAACGCATCTTGTTGcggaatattagaatttagcttcgATATacagatatgcagaacaggaaatgtttttccagatttcatagcccttagaagaagtaatacttttaactagtactcaggtgaccgatatgGTCTTTGGTTTGTTGATTTTATtctattattttaaaaaaatatttttattattttttttgtatattttaaatgtaaatgctaaaccttttttttatcgaaataaaactttttcttTGTCATATCATGCCATGAAATAAAAATCTGATTTGTCCTTGTTTCTTATAATTACATGCAACTTGAGTTCAGCGGAAGCTTTGAAATGGCGGTGTATCATATACGAAGATAATATTACGATTGATGAGTGTCATATCAAGAATTGAAATTATTTAGAAAATTCTTGCCCAAAAACACCTGGTATTTCCCCCAAcatgttttatttgatatctaatGTTCATGAATTAACAGCAAGTCAGATTAAGATCAGAAAGGCCGTACTATCTCGGTTTTACACAGTGGGACAACTAGTCGTTTATTTTGCTTCCATTGAAATGGAGGGTTATCTGTCTCATCGTCTGTATTGGCTTTTAACGAACTGTGTATATAAACAAAGTGATCTAACCTCAGCAAACGTTCATCTATCTAAGACGGCAAGAGTTGATAATTCAAATTACATCTATCCGTATGTTAACattgccaataaactccgaaacgcttgctccagagttactgcttgcacctttgatattgtttcatatgtaaggtgaagtccgtaagttatattagaatcttacttgattagtaaatacatgtatcgtgaaattaatgaaataccTACtatcgttttcgataaactactagcaaaaatgagagtaaagtggcggatctaagctagttttttaaatgacaacttaggataatatgatatgaaataaatccgttctttatcgatgcttgattttgatcttacagaagaaataagtttggATAGTtgtagaataaataaaacatgcctGTTCCGTTTCTTCAATCCATGATTTTAGTCCTAGCCTTATGGCAATTTCCAGAACGAGGTAACATCATAGACGCTTAGGTCTACAACAATCGCACATTCTTGGGCCTTTCCCGCAAGCCGAAaagttgcgattggtttacaacatgattagcataaaattgtgtaggtgttcagtgtcAGCTAaacttataatagttttgactaggcccatatttatGTTGGATAAAATCACGTATACAAAACTGTACATCAtgctttaatttattttcaatcccCCATTTTCCCACCTTAAACTCTAATCCTTTTTCTTCCTTTTTATGTCTTTATCACAATGTCAGTATGTTAAAAGTGCCGAAAGAGTCCGAAAATCGGAATTGGAAATCTATGACAAACCGTTCGTTTCCATCTTGGTCCAAAGTGTTTTGGATGGAACCAGCGATAATCTATTGAGATGTGATATTTTCATTGACGATTCATTTCTTTTAAGATGCTGGGGTGTgcgattggtttttttttttactgtgacTATGcaattgttttttaatgttgttattgtttattttgttaatATTAGATTTTGAAATTAGTTTATTCTCTAAAcatctttaattcaaaatgtttttaataaatatgataGTCAATATTCATTGACGGATCAATGTATGACGTGTACGGCGACTGTGCATGTATCATGCTCCGAATAATATATTCgaaatgatttgaaattgaaaattatatagtaataatagttattttaaaaattagtgGAATAACCTTTACTAACATGGGACACTAGTTCTGGGctttgttttaattcaataagGGAGTGCGCACCCGCCTTGTTTCAGTGCTGATGTCCATTACATAGACGTACTCAGGTATATATAAGTACTGTTTTGACACTTGAAGACGCGGAGAGGGATATGAAGGAACTTTGCTAATTTCATCTCCCTCTCTCATTGTGAAGATATAGCCtcattaaataaaatcaaaattatcaatCTGGATGAAGGTACCAAATAAATATCTTCGATCCACCGATAAGAACATAAAAGAATGTATGGTTGAAGGTACCACCATAGTATCTCAAACCATGTGAAGACGCCATGCTAACATCTTCCTATAAAAATACACATCTTGGCTCAATGAAATGGCATGAGGATAACAGAACTCTTTGTACAATACGTTGTCATTGTTCAGAGTGATCAGCTGTGGTAGATCTAGCTGTctcaaaatatacaatataaaaaacaaaatagtaaGTACCCAAACACTCCATCGAAATATAATTACTAATGATTTGCACTCATTAACTTACAATTATAGCCTTAGTTTCAAAATCGTGCAATTTCATATGAAAAACTAGAGATAATGAacaattatcaatctcataattcctataaggaatataaaaatacattgaCATACATCTGTGTTTGGTAATTATATTGTTTATCTAATATTGCATTCTAAAGATGGATTTCAGACGGCCTGTTAAATCACAACATCTATGATAAACAATTGATCCTGTTCTTATATTACATTGTAAGAATTGCTAGGAATTTAGCTCTCTTAAAAGATTGACTAAATCGTTGAAGATTAAACAATACCTTAACATCACTGACATTCATGAACATCataatttaaaacaataaaaatcttatgttcaatattttacaACCTTGTCCATTTTCTATATGTACACTTCAGTCACATGATGTGTGTCTGAACACAACACAATAGTATCATGCTCAAATATACCTTTCCATTTCATATCAATCTACCCTCACCACTCACATTCAGCGCTAAGATGTCTACCACAGTTCACTCagttaaaaatcacaatatgTGCACCATGGATCTGACTTCTCTAACATGGTTTACTCGCTTAGACATCACATGTACATCATGCATAATTATACCAAATGACTTATTTCATACACTGAATTATACAATAATGACTGAAACAATAATGGTAAAACTGTACAGTATTTGTATTTTCTATAATGAATTATACAATAAATGAATGACAataaatgtacactgtacagtAATAACATACGACAACTCGTTGCAAAATAATAAGTTAAATGcacaatttcacaatttatatcATAGCTGTAAAACAATTTccataataaattataaaaatctgATCCTTACATGTAGTTTACCTATCATTATTGTGCATTTATGCATAAATGCAAAATGCTTCAATGCACCACTATTATAGTTGAGTCTATGTATTTTACAAGGGTTTTCAACTGAAAGTCAGCATATTTGAATCACACAAAATATCAACAGTGATTATCCAATTAAAACACAATGCAGTGCAATTACAcataaaaaaacacacacagaaagTTTAACCTACATTTACGACACTGCATCAGTATACTAACCAACTGTTCTTGCACAGcaaaaatacaatacaataccaATTTAAAGTGTCAACTGAAAATCTCCAAATAAAACGCACTGTACAATTTGCACttagaaaaacatacaagtgtAACCTACATTAATGTCAAGTGCATTAGTATGCTGCTTTTGCACAGCAAAAGTACAATACAATACCATTTCATAAAATCATTCACAATACATTCATGTGTTATAGCTAATAAAGTTTAAGATAAACATGATTCGATTTACAACTTACAATTTATGAGATTATTTTTGCTATAATACTGAACATTCTCCTTGTGCTCACAATTACAAGTtacatttcaaaaacaatagTA contains:
- the LOC125683195 gene encoding two pore potassium channel protein sup-9-like is translated as MLLCGYPLRFIKMKRQNVRTLSLIVCTFTYLLIGAAVFDALESENEIEMKRSLLSHEEKIIQKYNISDDDFEKIRENALKSRQYRVENQWKFVGALYFSLVVCSVIGYGHSTPKTVPGKLFCMIYALVGIPLFLIMFQSVGERLNTFVTFLLRNIKKCFRLKNTEVSQTDLIVITLFLSTIILTTGALIFSKVEGWKPLNAFYYCFITLTTIGFGDFVAMQRENNNPGYIVLSLLFIIIGLTVISAAMNLLVLRFLTMNTEDERRDEIEAAVAAQNAVRLEGDVITGNGGVVSNAQERPEFQEVLSVCSCSCYKWRSPKDKIYNSNPNSNHISPFIHSTANISKEDDLSDEAESFLEWQRTKRASF